The Loxodonta africana isolate mLoxAfr1 chromosome 18, mLoxAfr1.hap2, whole genome shotgun sequence genome includes the window ctagAACTACTTGGCCCTAAAGTTGGCTAGGGGGTTGCCAAGCAGAAAGGAGGTGGGAATTGTCTGCAAAAATATAGCAGACCTGATTCCTAGGAGAGACTCTAGGTGCACTTGACAAGGGTAAATGTGTCTTAGGTTGACCTGGATAACCTGACCACGTAATCATGCTGGGTGGGCCAGTCGTTGTCATCTCAGGGCGGGAATGGGGTGGCTAAGTTGGGGCTGGAAAAGTAGGTGGGGAGACAGGCAGGGAGGGTACAGAGCTTACCGTGAAGACCACGAGGAACGGGATCTGGTAGGCCACGGAAGTCATCAAAGCAGGGGACAGCCAGGATCAGGTGGGCCTTGGAAGGACAGGTCAGGCCGTTGGGAAACTGCCCATTAATTTGGATGAGTTAAGTTGAGGGCTTGAATCCGGGCTCAAGCAGAGGGGATGGAAAAGGAAGGCTGGAATTCAGACGTAGGTAGGTTAACGTTTTtgtgggtgggaggagggggaCCGAGAGTCAAGCTTTACTCTGGGTGCCCGAGTGGATGGGGGAAAGAGATGGTATTGACTGAGTTAAAGAAGTCAAGACCAGGAGCAggttttcctgtgtgtgtgtgtgtgtgtgcgtgtgtgtgtcttggGGACATGTGGGGATGACGGAGGTGCTGAAAAGATGAGAAGTTGGACTTGGGATGTGGGACACCCAGGTGGAAAACAAATCACTTCCTGCCTCTGGATCCCTCACCAGCGAACCGAAGGAACGGGACTGGAAAGTAGCAGAACGTGGGCAATGTCCTCCGACAGCATCCGGCCCCCGCGGGCTGGGTGGCGGGGCCCTCGGGGTGTGGCCGCcctccgccccgccccgcgcccctCCTCCGAGGACTGTTCCCGGGTCCGGTGGTCTCTCCAGGTCTCCGCTCCGCACCGCAAGCAGCGCACCCGCCGCCTGCTCCCCTCCACCTTCCCGGTAAGGCGGGTGGGGGCGCTTTCTCCTTGCGTCCTCCTCCCGGCGCCCTGGCCCTCTTGTGCCGCGACGGGTGGACCCCGTCTGCTGGTGCCCTCCGTTGCCGGCCCCTGCGCCGTGTCGGAGCCGGGTTTCCCCGCCCGGCTCTGCGCTCCCCCGGGACCCCTGCCACGTCCCCTCCGCGCCTCTCGGGATCTGCGCAGGGGCGGCGGCCTCCAGGCCGGGCCGGGCGGAAGCGGCCGGGAGCCACGTGTCCCCCGGCGGCTGGCGGAGGGGCCCGCGCTCCCGGCCGGCGCGAGGTGGGCTAAGCGAGCCGGGCGGGTGGGCGTCCACGTGGCTTCCCCGGCGCGGAACCCGGAACTCGGACCGGGACCGGGCGCGGTCTGTGCCTCGCCGCCTTCGGGCCCTGACCCGACCTCTGCGCTCGCAGGACCATGGCCAACAGTGAGCGCACCTTCATCGCCATTAAGCCGGACGGCGTGCAGCGTGGCCTCGTGGGCGACATCATCAAGCGCTTTGAGCAGAAGGGATTCCGTCTCGTGGCCATGAAGTTCGTTCAGGTAACGAGTCCCCTCCCCCACTCAGTAGCTGTGTCCCGGGTGTCTTATCCTCTCGGCGGCGTTTGTGCGCGAGTCCTTATCGAGCCGGGGTTCCCTTTGCTAATTTGGCCCCTGCGGGAATTCCTTCACCCCGGGGCCCTCTGGGGCGGGGCTGCCTTTTCCAAGGCCCAGTCTCTGGCCAGATGGCAGACGCCCTTGGGAAGGTTAAGAAGTAACGTGACTCCTGCTTCTGGAGCCTGGCTTCCTTGCGGGTGCGTGCAAGCGTGGGCCCGCCACCCTGCCTGTCCCTCGCAGGTGGAAGCAGGGAGTGAAGAAAGCCTGAGCCCCAGACTCCCTTCCCCTGGCCCGTGGGTCACACATGCACGGGGTTGTGTCTTGGAATCCTTTTGTGCTTTAGGCTGAAACTTCCAGATAACTGAAGTTTTAGGTAGGACCTCCTCTGCCCTTTGGCATAGGGTACTAAAGTATATTTTCCAGATTAAATTTGGGGCACAGATATGTACCCTACACTCAAGGGTTATGGATCTAAGTACTGATATTTTAACCAGGCTTATCAGCACAGGAGAAAGTACTCAGTTAACATCTGAAAATGTTTGTTTAAAAGGGCATTGCAAGTAGACCAGAGAAGTTTGATATGAGTTAAGACAGAGGTCCCAGGTTGGGGAAAATTgcactgcctcaagcagcttgcttggcacGCCCGgtagctttacattaaaatcctggttccccTCTCCTTAACAGTTGCCCCCAAACTAGAGGAAATTGGTGGAAACCAGTTTAGGTGCAATGTTGACATCCAGGATAACCTTTCAGATctcatacatagtaacttcccCTCCTCTGGGTGGAATTTAACTAGCATTTTCTGAACACTTCATGCATGAAGTTATATGCAAATCCCATTGTGCCTTCATAGTATGACTGAGTGTTCCTGATATAACTTGTATGAGCTTCTACTTGTAaaccctttaaaagtaaccttcCCCCTCACCCCCTTTGAGCAGCCTTGGTGGCAGCAGCCCTGCTTCTTGTGCGGTGAATTAAAGGCACCTGTCCACTCTCCCACCTTGATCTCTCCTTTATCGGGTGACTGGGATGAGTCACAccgagcagaacctggggtttccgcCTGGCAACATTGACCTCTCTGGTGTATTTCCTTTCTGTACTTCAGTGACAGCCAATGTTTAACTTCTGAATCCATCTAGATCCTCAAAGCACCTATTTTTTAGGATTATAAAATCCGTAAGGTCACTCACTTTATGAGGATGTCTTTATGGTCTGCTAAAATAGCACCCGTTTAATGTTTGGGTGGGATTTTTTAATATGAATATGAACTAAAAATACATCACTAGACTTTTAGAGCACCTTTTTTAACATGTTAGTGGGGGGTTCTGAGGATGGGAGGAGCAATATTTGAGCCTTTTTGGCTTATTTCCTAATTGGTACTTCCTCTTCAATGCCAGGCCTCCGAGGAACACTTGAAGCAGCATTACATTGATCTGAAAGACCGCCCATTCTTCCCTGGGTTGGTGAAGTACATGAACTCAGGACCAGTTGTGGCCATGGTGAGTGCCTGTGGGGTATGAGCAGGAACCAAGGTATATAAGGACTGATAATGTAACTGGCTTGACTCAATGTCTgcttgttctgttctctttttagactTCTTTCCTACTTACTCCAAATTCCTTATTTTATAATTGGAGCTTCTTAGGGTTagttacgagttggaattgactcaatggcaacaggtttggctttagttaaggatccctggtgccacagtggttaaagtgcttggctactaaccaaaaggtcttggtttgaacccactagccactccacaggagaaggatgtggcagtctgcttccttaaagatttacagccttggttggaaacccaacagggcagttctctatcctatagggttgactTGACAGccgcgggtttggtttgggtttgaagTTAGTTAACAGAGCAACTAGGAGCTTGGGAGAAGAAGGGAAACCAGACTTTAGCAAAATAAGCTAAGGATACttgaagttggaattgactcaacagcaactaacaacaaggtcCTTAGTATCTCTCTCGGgttgaagaatattgtatataccatggactaccaaaagaacaaataaatcttcttggaagaagtacaaccagaatgctccttagaagcaaggatggtgagactgtgtctcacatactttggacatgttatcaggaaggatcagtccttggagaaggacatcatgcatggtaaagtaaagggtccgcgaaaaaaaggaagaccctcaacaagacggactgacacaggggctgcaacagtgggctcaagcatatcaacgactgtgaggactgcactggatcaggcagtgttttgttctcttgtgcatggggttgctatgagtagcagccggcttgatggcacctaataacaacaacaaaaaaagtgctAACTTGCTTCAGTTTTTTGCCTACCCAAAAACAAATTGCCTCAGCTGTTTGACAGGCAGTTTAGACTAACATTTTCTGGATTaaagaagtatttttaaaagtattttctcATGAAAAATTCATACTATATATAACACAGGAAGCAAAAGTTGTCTGTAgtcctgtttttttcttcttgtggCCCTCGTGTCCAATTGGAAGCAAAAGTACTGGAATGTACTTTCCCCTTTCTCTGACCAGACCAGTCTGACAAGTCTTCTGGGAAGCCCTTCCCACTGATGCTATTCCAGTCAGATCACTTTTCTACTCCATCACTATTTGTTCTCAGTGTTTGTGGCTGCATAAGGATTCTTCAGTCTTATTTATGTCCATCTCTGCTATACTGGGAAATCTCTAAGTTGGGTAGACTTTTTTCCCTGTATCCTAGCAATACACTCTCAATAGAGCTTATTATATAAGCCTCTACTGTCTACTGTGGTCGATAATCATGTCACTGATTGATCTAATTGATGTGATGTTGGTTAGGAGTAAATATTTGTCCCTAGTGGTCCTGGATGGCAGATCTGATGGAATTCCTTTTCTCTACTGTCAAGGTCTGGGAGGGGCTGAATGTGGTGAAGACAGGTCGAGTGATGCTTGGGGAGACCAATCCAGCTGATTCTAAGCCAGGCACCATTCGTGGGGACTTCTGTATTCAAGTTGGCAGGTGAGTCCTGGTTGGGGGAGTTGGATCACTTTTTCTCCAAGGCATTTAAATGTAGGTATAAAAGCAAACATTTTTGGCACATCCCAATTTTAGAAAAATTTGTAATTAGGCCTTAATTATCATTGGATAAAGGCTTTCTCAAATAGCTACTTCCCTAGGCTACTTAAAATTTTAACCAAGACACTGCACGAGATTGCTGCATGTGGTGGATCCTATGTGGCACAGTACAAAGTGTTGGGTGCGGGGGAAAGGAAGGTTTCTAGCCTGGGCTCTGCCCTTGTTGGCTCTGTGGATGTGTCACTTAACCTCTTGGTTCCTCCATCTATACAAAAAGGATAATGGCCTGGCTAACTGGCACAGCAGTTAGGCGTTCGGGTGCTGACAAAATGGTCAGGCAGCTgtagtccaccaggcgctctttggaagctctatggggcagttctgctctgttctgtaggaacgctatgagttggaatcgactcgatggcattgggtttggtgtttggttaaCTTTACAGTTACGAGACTCAGATGGAATAAAGTGTGAAAAACACTTAAAGAGATTGTCATTAATAGGGATCTACTTCCTGGTTGGGCTGTGTCAGTGTTGTATGGAAATCCAGTAGAAATGACCATTGATAATGAATATATCACATCTGGTCAGGACTTTAGGCTGGGGTTAGGTTTAGCTATTCCTGCATTCTCCAAAACTTGAGAAGGAATGTTCTGTGGCACCAGCAGTCCTGGGGTACAACTGCTGTTTTGAGGGGAAAACTGGAAGCACAATTAAGTTGAACCAGGGTGTTTTTAAATCAAGCACTTAGTTTTATAGTTGCTTTGCTTTTAAGGAGAAATATTTTGGGGGTAATTGGTCTGCTGCTTCAAGTGGCAGTTTGGGTGAAAAGGTCTGCAATGTCTGTCCTTTGTTTTATCCATGAAACATATGTTTATACTTTAAAACATGGCTAACCAgtaattgttttctttcttagGAACATCGTTCATGGCAGTGATTCAGTAAAAAGTGCTGAGAAAGAAATCAATTTGTGGTTTAAGCCTGATGAATTGATTGACTACAAATCTTGTGCCCACGACTGGGTCTATGAATAAGAGGTGGACAAAGCAGCAGTCTCCTCCCCTTTGGCACTGCTTTATGTGCCCCTACACATAGCTCTGCATTCCACAGACTTGGAAGCAATAGCATTGAGGATTTTTTTCTAAAGTACATTTCCCAATAAAGACTTTGGAAATTGGGCACCATCTCCTGTGCTTACTTGATACTAAGCTGAAAGAGGAGGCTTGGCTCTCTGGCTATTAAGTAGTACTATCTATAGCTAATTAATCCTGTTTATCATggaagaatggagccctggtggtgcagtggttaagcacttggctgctaaccaaaaggtccacagttcaaacctgctagcctctctgtgggagaaagatgtggcatttctgctctgtcctgtcgggtagctatgagttggaatcgacttgccgtcactgggtttggtttttttggtattgtggGAGACTGATCTGATGGTATCGTCAGTGCCTTCATACACTTCAAGGCTCTgagggaaagcaagcagagacggCTGGAGAGGACCAGGGGGGTGCTGGTTGTTTATGGAAACTAGTAAGGAAGTAACTGCTTCAGCTGATGCAGAAACATTTATTTCTATAGGAAGGATCTGCTCACACTTAGTAGTATGAAAGACATAATCAAGTGGTCCAGATTTACATCTATTTTGACTGCAAATCGGGCAAttatgaggaaatggaaggctaaagacatctgtaaaatggggataacacctACCATTATAATGTAGgatgaaatgaaataatatacaTAGTTAACCTAGTGCCTGGCCCACACCTGGTGGTCTAATATTCCTGTATTCCCACCCCTTTCTTACTCTTCACTTGGATGAGACATTATGCCTGTTTCCTGGGTTAACAAGCTGTGAGTTTTTATTCCCTGCTTTTATGGTTAATTTTGTTGGGTTGGCAGTTATAAAATGCCAAATAGCACCTATCCATACGAATAGATAATATATACCAGTCATCTGCAGTCTGGCTTAAAAATTACGGAAGTACATTAATGTACAAGTAGTTTTGTTAGACTGCTGAAGGCTAAATTTCACTCCCAGATGAAAGACTCGGAACTGAATTTTTCATGTATATTCCAATACTAAATACAGTGACATGAGAAGTAATTCACAGCTTACTACAAAAAACATGTCAGGATTTTAGTTTCAGGTCAACAATTGCCAAAAAATTTAacatttctaaattatttttcaatttcAAATTTAATTTATGTATGTCTTTGAGCACTGCGTGCTTTTCACACAGGTAAGCAGAAATGAAGTTTGAATGGTAGGTTCTCACGATCTGTGGTTTTAACGTGCTGCCCCAATATCTTATCCACACTGATTGAGGTCCTTGGTTTAGAAGCAGCACAGTGAAGTCAGGTTTAGTCTCTGTCAGGGCTGTTCAAAGAATTCAGGAGGTTGGCCTAATATCCCCCCTTTACAAACTGAGCCAAGTGACATAGTAACTAGCAAGTGAAGAAACCTGGTTCCGGCCTGAGCAGCTGTGCTCTTTTCCTTTATATACGGTTTTCCAAGTGACACAAGAAAGTCCTGAGCTTGGAGGGTAAGCAAAGTCAAAGCTGAAACTGACAGCTGAGAGGAAGGCCTTAGATATTAGAATTTGGTGGGGCGGAATAAGAAGGGAGACTACGGTGAGATTAAAAGTACTTGCTCCTGGAGTAAGGTTGGGTTTAGGACCTAATCCTACAGAGCTAGGTGTGTAGAAGGGGGCAATTCATTCAGAACCCTTTATATGCTTTTCAGTAAAATTTAATGCATTTACATAATTGTCTGTTCACAACGTGGGCAAGCCCTATTTTGGCCTGCTCTTTGAGCTTGGAATTCCTAACAGGCCAAAAAGGGTACCCAAACTTCAGTAAAAGACTAAAAAGTACCTGTTGCCTCACAAGGCTTGAAAAACAATACAGTGCTAAGAGTTGTTTTGGGGAAAATCTGTTAATCTCAAAACATATTCTGGGCGTAAAGCATAGCAGGAAACCAGTTTCCCAAGAGGCATGTAGTAGTTTAAAGAAAGAAACATGTATCAAAGCTCACGGGATATTAAATGAGAGCCAATCTGGGAATTACTACTAGAGCaattatggagtcctggtggcgtaatggttaaggtgtttggctgctaactgaaaggtctgcagttcaaacccaccagctgctccgtgggagaaagatgtggcagcctgctttcgtaaagatttatagccttggaaaccctataaagatttatagccttggaaaccctatgggacggttctactctctgagccagaactgactcaaatgcagtgggtttgggttctttggagttgaaattgacttgaccacaatgaattttttttttgggggggtttttaGCAATTGTTCAGCCATTTAAGGCAGAAAGCAGAGTAGAAACTAGTTTCTACCTTTGTTTTACTTGAAATTTGTTATATTTTTCTAAAGTGTGAAATTTATAACCCCTGGAGagacccaggaaaccctggtggcctagtggttaagtgctacagctgctaaccaaaaggctggcagttcaaatccatcaggcgctccttggaaactacagggcagttctactccgtcttgtagtgtcgctatgagtcggaatcgacttgatggcaatgggtttggtttttttttggtttggagagaCCCAATCCATCTATTATTTAACATGCCTAAAATTCTCTACAAACCGCTTTTGTAGTAAAAGGTTAATAATTTTACAAATAATCAGTTGTTGGTAAAGGAAGGGTTCTTTACATTCACTTTTAATGTAGATTAAGAGCTAGCTGGGATAATTTACTCCTGTGAACCTTGTCTGCTGTTGAGGTTAATGGAGTCAAAAAgtctctttaaaaataaacatgctAACcctgaaatcgacttgatggcactggtaaCTCTGAAACATGCTGTAGCTAAGGGGATTTAATTCCCCTATAAATGGTCCACATTCACCTCTGCTGCTGTTGTCACCTTTTCCCTCTGGCCCCACCTTTCTGTGAAATCCCAGTTCAAATGCAACCTCGTCACCatacctgactcatggcaaccccctacatcagagtaaaactgtattccctagggttttcaatggctgtttttcactagcagatcaccaaggagccctgttggtgtaatggttaaaagctgaggctgctaacgaaaagcttggtagtttgaatccaccagctgcttcttggaaaccctatggggcagttctaccaacctttcttccaaggtgtctggggttggacttgaacctccaagtctttggttagaagctgagttaactgtttgcactgccctGGGACTCCATTTGTCTACACGTCTACCCATATTCTTTTCCTCCGTTGCCAGTCAGAAGTGAATTCTTCAACTGCTAGACTATAGCACTTGTGTGCTTGCTTCACCTGATCAGAGCACACTGACGGAGTTGTGATCTCACTTTCACAAGGGCCTCTGACTGCTTATAGGAGGCACTCAGGATTTTGAATACCactcccccccgcaaaaaaaattaaagaatcgCTCAAATAAGTTACAACTTAACTTTGACATTTTATTTTGTGTAAAAAAGGGCAAATTTAGTGAATTATTTTCATCTTGTACACAAAGTTATAATATTAATGCTTTTCACATCCATGCTGAAAATTTGCAATTTGGTAAAAATGAAAGgaacataaacttctctgaagGAATTTTTCACGCCATTATATACACTTCATGAGAAAGTTTCAAACGCTTTCTCAATGATCACAAGTtaccaagaaaataaaagattaatTTTGTACAGATATTGATCTATATATCAAATACATACAGAAATGATGTAAAAACCTTACGCAGTTTTACTTTGACCTCTGTCCTCAAGAGATTTGCTCAGGGACAGATGCTTTTCTTTTGTATAAATGACTGTGGctttatttaaaatatgaaaattaaagGAAGAAACCCAGTTTAATCACAGTATTTTTAAAATCCCTCCCCAATATTAAAGAATCATTACCAAATATATAGCACCATAATACAAATATTGACGGAAGAGGGTATTCACATCAcgcaaaattaataataataaaaacaaacaaacactgaaAACCCGTGTTAGTATCCGTAGAATAAGAAGTTGATAACAGCTTTAGCTTTCCTCATACACAGCAAGGAAAAGGTTAAAGAGTTTAAACTACCAAAAGTCCCCAAATAAttctaacaagaaaaaaataaaaacaaacccaaggtCAGCAGTACAGTTTGAACTGTAAAAGAGAATGGGGGCTAATGAGTTATACGATTTGAGTTATGGCTAAGACATAAACCTCCTCTACATTAACTTATTTTCTGCTTGTCAGCAGAAGGAGTTAGAGCCTGAACAATGACGAGGGCTTCAGACTGTGTTTAGACTGTAGAAAGTCCTTACCAACTTTTAACTGTTGGTCATGGGATCAAGACAAGAAATACTTCATGAG containing:
- the NME2 gene encoding nucleoside diphosphate kinase B codes for the protein MANSERTFIAIKPDGVQRGLVGDIIKRFEQKGFRLVAMKFVQASEEHLKQHYIDLKDRPFFPGLVKYMNSGPVVAMVWEGLNVVKTGRVMLGETNPADSKPGTIRGDFCIQVGRNIVHGSDSVKSAEKEINLWFKPDELIDYKSCAHDWVYE